The genomic segment TAATAATTTAAGTGCAGAGCAAATATTGGATGAGTGGTTAAACTTAACTTTCACAGAAATAAGTGCTATCACACAGAAGAAAATATTCACGATTCTTATCAGCTCAAATCGGACCTATGAACTTTATAATGCTCCTTTATCTGTGGGGAGCATGATGGTACCGCATTATCATTATGGTCCAGCGATTAATGGTTACGAATACGATCGCTGGGGAGCTTATCATTTTGCTGATTGCAATGGTGTGGGTGTTGACCGTACGGTAGCAACTGGAACAGGGTATACTAGTCTTTATGAATCAAGTATAGCTAAAAAGTTCGAGTCTTTAGAGGAGATTGCCGATGAAGATTTACTCTTTTTTCATCACGTAAACTATAGGCATATTTTACATAATGGAAAAACTTTGATTCAAACGATTTATGATCAGCACTTTGAAGGGGTATCATGTGTTAAAAACTATATTGAAGTTTGGCAAAGTATTCGTGGAGAAGTTGATGAAGATACGTATAATAATGTTGCGGAGCGACTTAATTTGCAACTTTATAATGCTCAAAATTGGTGTGACCAAGTGAATACTTATTTTTATCGGATGTCGGACATAAGTGATAATCAAGGAAGACAGATTTATAAGTAAACATATATTTTTTCCGAACGTTCGAAAAAACCGAACAATGAAATAGAAAAGTTCTAATATTATGGGTTAGAACTTTTTTTATTCGTTCCGGTAGTCTAGAATAAGAAGCATAAAGAATTCCGTGGAAGGATGGAGACTTATTTTGGAAAAAGGAACTTTGCTTTATGAGGGTAAGGCTAAGAAACTCTATGTTACTGACGATTCAGAGGTGCTTTGGGTAGAATATTGTGACCAAGCAACCGCATTAAACGGTGCGCGTAAGGAACAAATTGCAGGTAAAGGAGCATTGAATAATCAGATTACTTCTTTGATTTTCGAGCGATTAAATTCCGAAGGTATAACTACTCATTTTATTAAAAAGTTATCTAAAACCGAACAATTAAATGAAAAAGTAGAGATTATTCCATTGGAAGTTGTCTTGAGAAATGTGGTAGCAGGTTCGTTTGCCAAACGTTTTGGACTTTCTGAAGGATTTGTTTTACCTGCCCCAATCGTTGAGTTTTATTACAAAAATGATGATTTAGACGATCCTTTTATCAATGATGAGCACGTGAAATTTCTGAACATTGCGACTGATGACGAAATTGCATTTTTGAAATCTGAAACTCGTAAAATCAACGAAATCCTTAAAAAGATTTGGTTGGAAATTGGTCTGACTTTAGTAGATTTCAAGTTGGAATTTGGTCGTTTGGCCGACGGTACGATTATTCTTGCGGATGAGATTTCTCCTGATACCTCACGGCTTTGGGATGCGGCTGGAAATCATATGGATAAAGATGTTTTCCGTCGGAATATTGGCGATTTGATTGAGGTTTATAGCGAAGTTTTAGCGAAACTACAAGCGACAAAATAAGAGGAGAATGAGCAAAAATGACAAAAGCAACAGTTTACGTAACCTACAAAGAAAGCATTCTTGATCCTCAAGGACAGGCAGTGCAAAAGGCGGCAAGCAAACTTGGCTATGACAAGGTCGCACAAATCCGTATCGGTAAATATTTTGAAATTGAAGGAACAGGCTC from the Lactococcus allomyrinae genome contains:
- the purC gene encoding phosphoribosylaminoimidazolesuccinocarboxamide synthase, which encodes MEKGTLLYEGKAKKLYVTDDSEVLWVEYCDQATALNGARKEQIAGKGALNNQITSLIFERLNSEGITTHFIKKLSKTEQLNEKVEIIPLEVVLRNVVAGSFAKRFGLSEGFVLPAPIVEFYYKNDDLDDPFINDEHVKFLNIATDDEIAFLKSETRKINEILKKIWLEIGLTLVDFKLEFGRLADGTIILADEISPDTSRLWDAAGNHMDKDVFRRNIGDLIEVYSEVLAKLQATK
- the purS gene encoding phosphoribosylformylglycinamidine synthase subunit PurS, with the protein product MTKATVYVTYKESILDPQGQAVQKAASKLGYDKVAQIRIGKYFEIEGTGSSEELKTQVEALASELLANPNMETYRVEVVEE